The Megasphaera elsdenii DSM 20460 genome includes the window TCGCTCATGGACAGGCTCAATGAGCAGGCGTCCGTCTTCGGTATCCTGCCGATGATGCCGCTGCCGCGTCATTTGAATAGCCAGCGCATCATCGACTGCATCGATCCGAAGAAAGATGTCGACGGTCTGACTGATGTCAACATTGCTCATCTGTATACGGGCCGGCCTGGGTTCGTGCCCTGTACGCCGCGGGCTGTCATTGCCATCCTCGACTATTACCATATTTCCCTGAGTGGGAAGGATGTGGCCATCATCGGCCGCAGCAATGTCGTCGGCAAACCGTTGGCTCAGCTCTGCCTGAACTGCAACGCTACGGTTACCCATTGCCATACGCGCACGAAAGATTTGAAGGCCGTCTGCCGCCGGGCTGATCTGGTCATCGCCGCTGCCGGGAAAGCCGGTTTAGTGACAGGCGATATGATAAAACCAGGCGCTGTAGTCATCGATGTCGGCATCAACCGCGTCGACGGCAAGACCGTCGGCGATGTCGTCTTTGACGAAGTCGCTGCTCAGGCCGGGGCCGTGACGCCCGTGCCGGGCGGTGTTGGCGCCGTGACGACGATGATGGTACTGGAAAACGTCGTCTGCGGCATCGCCCGGACAGAAACCATTTTATAAAAGTGAGGGAGTATAATCTATGCATATCTTAGAT containing:
- a CDS encoding bifunctional 5,10-methylenetetrahydrofolate dehydrogenase/5,10-methenyltetrahydrofolate cyclohydrolase → MQLLNGKEVAAFHRERVERRLADIQEELHIQPELAIILVGEDAPSAMYAKSMQKTARSVGLKAEIYQEPASISEVELLSLMDRLNEQASVFGILPMMPLPRHLNSQRIIDCIDPKKDVDGLTDVNIAHLYTGRPGFVPCTPRAVIAILDYYHISLSGKDVAIIGRSNVVGKPLAQLCLNCNATVTHCHTRTKDLKAVCRRADLVIAAAGKAGLVTGDMIKPGAVVIDVGINRVDGKTVGDVVFDEVAAQAGAVTPVPGGVGAVTTMMVLENVVCGIARTETIL